taggcggccgctccccacccgatggcccaggtgagatacttcagccatccccaccttgcacttctccgctttgacagtcagcccagccccctggagtcggtccagcacttgtctaacctgggacacatggtcctcccaggtctggctaaagacacagatgtcatcaatatacgccacggcaaactctccatccccctcagtagctggtccactaggcgctggaaggtggccggcgctcccttgaggccgaaaggcagggtcagaaactcatagagccccagaggggtgataaaggccgatttcagccgggcatctgcatccagcggcacttgccagtagccctttgtaaggtccatggtggtaaggtaccaagctcctcccagcttgtctaggagctcgtccggcctgggcatggggtaggcatccgatacagtgatggcattgagcttccgatcgtccacacagaaccggaccgacccgtcctttttggggaccagcaccaccggcgaggcccaagggctggccgatggctggatcatctccaaagccagcatgtcccagacCTCTCTTTCCAGATCCTGAGCAGTTTTCCTGTGACTCGGAAAGGGgggcatcttatcggcgggtgcgaccctgtctgcacccggtggacagtcagattagtgcgtccaggctggttggaaaacagctgtcggtacggatgcagcacccccctgacctcagcttgctgggtaggggttagctgatccgagaggggaattgtttccaggggggaaccagctctggtcccagggaatagatctactaaagggtcatctccctgctcctcccactgaccacacacagctaacaccacattccccctggcataatatggcttcatcatattcacatggtacacccggcggtggtgcgcccagttcgacagctccaccacatagtttatctcattgagctgcttgacaaccttgaaagggccctcccaggcggcctgtagtttgttctttctcaccgggatgagaaccatcacctgatccccggtggtgtaggcccgggcccgcgccgtgcggtcataccagaccttctgcttcctctgggctctggccagattctccctggccaggcccatgagttcagccagtctctctcggaaggtcaggacatactccaccactgactctctatcgggagtggccttcccctcccactcgtctctcatcaggtccagggggcccctcaccctccttccatataacagttcgaaaggcgaaaatccggtagactcctggggcacctccctgtacgcaaacagcaggtgaggtaagtacttgtcccaatcctgcgggtgctggttcataaaggttttcagcatcatctttagcatcccattgaacctctccaccagcctgtTGGATTGGGGGTGATAtgctgaggcccagttgtgctggaccccacatttctcccacaaactCCGGAGcggggccgacatgaagttggacccttggtctgtcaagacttccttgggaaaccccactcggctgaaaatggtcaggagcgcatctgccacggtgtctgcttcaacggaagctaagggcactgcctcggggtagcgggtggcgaaatctaccacccccagaatgtatttcttccccgaccgggtcgtcttgctgagaggccccacaatgtccatggccaccttctggaaaggctcctctatggcAAAGGTTTCAAAggtgctttccccttgtcccgggacttccccaccctctgacaggggtcacaggatctactgccggaccgtggtaaagaccccgggccagtaaaaaagttctgtagcaacttctgccgggtgcgccggattccctggtgccctgcgagggggatgtcatgggccaggtaaaatagcttgcggcgatacttctgggggacccccagctgcctcctgatcccacaggactccacttccccAGGGGAGCCCATTcttggtacaggaaccccttctcccacaggaacctctcctggcagcctctcctcatggtccgtcccacactgaggtcggccaggtccctgagcttctgcaaggagggatctttcctcaactcggcctggaactcagcggctggggaagggatggggcccggttccccctcagtggccaggtctgaggccgcagcctctctgagccgtgcccctcggcgctccctccccacccgagtagggtctcgcgcctccagtgtggtaccctccccagggtcaggtcgcagtgcccctcgccggctctggctacgggtcacaaccagggcggtctggggtttgcttggccagtcctctaggtcccccACCCCATCAAAACCTcggtgggcaaatggtggtgcacccccatatccttggggccctccttggccccccatttcaggtgtacccttgccacgggcaccttgaatggggtcccgcccacccccgtcagggtcaggtaggtgttgggcaccacccaatctggggccaccacctcaggccgggccagcgtcaccttcgcacccgtatcccagtatccattgaccttcctcccatccacctccaggggaacaaggcattctctccggagggacagccccgcgcccaccctgtaaaccaagaaccctgagtccagagcctccagcccctggcggagctggccgggggtactcttccctcccaagcaggtggtaagctggcagcccccctttcctgggccgtctgcccctcgtccagctgagtccctacccagttaaccctgggtaggttgggtctgctcagtctgtccctgagcccggggcactgggtccgtacgtggcctctctggccacagtgatagcagctcaggtcacgttggtcccctcgagcgggtcagATGGTCCtgacgccaggcgttcccctttggagggggttctccctatttccccgctgggaggccccatggtgactctctctgcattggggggggggcctgttcttttgggactcctcccggctaccccctgaccgactgttcacaaactcgtcggccagctgccctgcatgctgggggttctcgagctttttgtccaccagccacagcctcaggtcggaagggcaccgttcatacagttgctccagtacgattaggtccagcaggtcctctttagcttgggcccccgctgtccacttgcgggcatatccctgcatccggttgaccagttgtaggtaggtgacctcaggcgttttacgctgactcaggaaccttctccggtacatctcgggggccagcccaaactcacggagcagggcctgtttgaacagttcatagtcccctgcctccgccccgtCATTTGGCTGTGggggctttggggtccagtaagggggtgagaaactggagcctgtctgcagggtcaaccctgtgcatctcacaggcattctcaaaggccgtcaggaagctatctatgtcctccccctccttccgctgggccaggaagcacttatcaaagctccttgcagtcttgggtccccccacattcaccgcagccggggccccactgctcctcagcctggccagccccagttcatgctgtctctgcttctcttcatgctgcctctgtttctccttctcctcctgctcatgctaacgctgcttttcatgatcctccagctccctcattttcatctccctctcccattccagccgcctctgctccagggatggggagctccgccaggaggatcccctgctggctgccggggttagggtgccctcggtattcactgggcttcccccaacccctcccccaggcctaggtaggaagggtctcgggatgtcctgggcagcagtctgacccctcccagcccggtcaggcccgagggcccacgctgcgtccgccgggcggcttccctcagggacagggatcaggtcatccaagcgatccctctcctccaactgggcaatcagctgttccttggtggacctcccgatgcgcaaccccctctgcctgcacagctccaccaggtcgctcttaaggcgtttagcgtacatctccctgctggccacttgcaggccgggcagctttctacGGTTTCCAGAAAAAACCCCTCGGGTGCCAGGCCTTCTTGAGGTCGCCActtctttgccagggtcgagctgcagactcctctgcccctgggaccgctcgctgcaatcccccgggggaccctgttactgcaaaagtccttctctctggtcacacactcccaggggttaaccgcccccagaaaccgtctctctctgaatcttcaacatgtctggtccccgtcaatcccccttcgttttactgttccccagtcacttactgcaggaagcgccgtccacgCGGTGtagtagatcccacctctgccaccagttgtcaccgagtgtgggggagtccaggccctgcacccctcttcctgggattcatcgtgactctcagccaggcaGTAAagcggaaggtttattggacaataggaacacagtctaaaacagagcttgtgggtacaaccaggacccctcagtcaagtccttctggggggcagggagcttagaccccagccctggggttccttgtgttccaccacccagccctaaactgaaacaaaaaacccacctagcaggctctctcctgcagcctttgtccagattccggggcagaggtgttacctccccctttccctcctggctcaggttacaggctctcaggtctcccatccccagggaaacccccctgccccattcccaggtcaacactcccccctccctgctgcgtcacagggGGCAGTGActgtgagggggggaggggaatgggggccCCTCCCCGGGCCCCTCCCTGTGCTCAAACCTGGGAAGGGCTAGGGGGAAAACCCCTGGGGGGTCGCCTCCCCCAGCTGGGTGATGAAGGGAGGGATGGGCAGGCCTGGCCCCAGCACACCTCGCAGAACCACATACAGCAGGGCAGGTTTGGCAACGCGGTTTATTCGCCGAGGCCCCGCGGGGGCGGCTTGGTGCAGGACACAGCAAGGCAcgagggcagcagcagcatggagcgGGCAGTTCACATGCACCCCGCTCTGCGAGGAGACGGCTCTCAGCCGGGCCTGGCCCCGGGCTCCCTTCCTGCACCAGCATCATGAGTGACAGCTactgctcccagcagagaaccGACACTGGAGACAAGCAGGCCGCGTGGGGGGAGTCCCGtgtgcagctctgctggtgccccccaTCCTGCTCGCTGCCCTGGCTCCCCCACCTCAcactgctggtgcccctcagccCCTGCTCTTCCTCGCCCCGCTGGGCTccagcacagctctgcctctgccccttgccctgacctgcagcccctcagACACTGGCACAGACACGGTCCCATCACGGCAGGCCCCAGTGCTCACTAGGGCTGAATGGAGACTAAGTCCCCAGTCGGTTCAAGGGACAGCGGGAGCGCGAAAAGCTCACCCCAGGCAGTGCAGACCCACAGCGCCCGGTGCCTGCCGGAGCCCTTGGCACCAGCCCCACAGTGCGGCCTGTCAGCACAGCAATGAGGGAGGAGGCTGAGACGCTTGGAACCATGGGcatggctcagggctggggctacATAGTGCCCCCTGATCACAGCCCTGGCCCGAACCTGTGTCAAGGCACTGACAGGCAATAGTGACCAGACAGCCCCCGGGACACAGAGAGGCCAGCTGGGAGGAGACCTGGGCCTGCTCAGGCCATACGCCCTTGGGAGAGCTGAGGGGGAGGCACGGGCCATGGGGCCAGGATGCCCAGagcaagggaaggggtgggggggcttgccctgcccccagcatcaGGACAAAAAGGGGCAGGGAGATAccagctccctgccacagccaCCATACCCCACCAGTGAATTCAGGCCTGGGTCAGCaacctgctggggaggggcactaTTCCCGCTGAGCTTGGGGGGCACAGACTGGGCACTACCCCCAGCCCATCATGCCTGGCTTTGGGAAAGCAggtgcagcagctcccagctacATCCCCTGCTAACCACAGGCACCACTGCCCTGGCAGATTGCCCCTCCACTGCCCCACACagcccagcagcagggggctgtgcccaGGGGTCTGTATGGAGGGCCCTGCGGTACTGCTTGCCCCAAGGCAGTGAGCAAAGCCCCAGGGAGGGGGGTCTCCTGTCTCCCCCCAGTGGGGGGCAGCACTCAGAGCCCCCAGGATCCAGGAGGTGGGCACTCAGAGGAAGTTCTGTAGCCAGCAGTAGGGAGGTGGCCAGCTATGCTGGGGCCTGTGACGAGCTGTgccaacgcccccccccccccgccggctgGGCACCGCAGCTCCTGCCCCGCAGGCTCTTGGAAACCAGGCTGGCCAGCGGCAGGAGGGGCCGTGGGTGGGCGGCGGAGTCCCGTGGCACCACGGTCACGCCGGGAGGTTGTGTGCGGACTTGGAGGCACTTTGAGCTCTCTGGATCACGGCCGGGCACTTCTCCCGCCGCAGCAGCTTGTTGTTCTCAAAGAAGCCCTCGCTGCGGGGCACCCCATGGGAGCCGTCGGGGAAGGTCAGgagccctgggggagggaagagcaggGAGTCATGGGGAAGGGAGCTGCACAcaccagggaggggcagggcggtGGGAGAGCAGGGTCtaggagtggggcagcagggagcaaTGGGGGCCATGCTGGAGAACAGGgctgcctgcctggctctgcccagacTGTTCGTCCCACTGCTcttgctggcaggggctgcggctGCTCACGGGGGCTGCCTGGACTCACCAAAGCCGTCCACACGCCCGCTCTTGAACTCGCCCTCGAAGGTCATCGAGTCGTAGCGCGTGAAAACTCCGACGCCATTGAACTTCCCCTGCACGAACTCCCCCTCGTACCTGCGCAGACAGACAGCCCCGCAGCGTCAggctcccctcctgtgcccccgCAGCATCTGGCTCTCCGCCcgccccccctgccccgcagcaTAACAGTCCCCACCTACCCTGCAGTGCCAGACTCCCCACCTGCCTGCGCCCCGCCCCGCGAGGCTCCCCGCCTGCCCGCGCCCCGCCAGCCCACCCGCACcataagattaaactcgataagtttatggaggagatggtatgatgggagaacatgattttggcaattaattgatctttaaatattcatggtaaataggcccaatggcctgtgatggatgtTAGATGgcatgggatctgagttactacagagaattctttcctggatatctggctggtgaatctagCCCATGTGCtgagggttcagctgatcgccatatttgggctcgggaaggaattttcctccagggcagattggaagaggccctggagattttttgccttcctctgtagcatggggcatgggtcacttgctggaggattctctgctccttgaagtctttaaaccacgatttgaggacttcaatagctcagacataggtgagaggtttatcgcaggagtgggtgggtgagattctgtggcctgcgtcgtgcaggaggtcggactggatgatcataatggtcccttctgactttagtatctatgaatctatgaatcagacACCCCGGCCACAccccgccagccccagcctcacaGCTGCTCAGGCATGGGACACTGGGGCGCTCTTACACCCGAGACCCGCAGGAGCTGGCAGCGCCAGTCCACAGCAGCCCTGCGGGCAGGGAGTGTGGCTGCGCCCCCAACAGGCTAATGGAGAAGGAGCACCCACAGGTTCCAGAGCTGAAGGGGGAGGGCGAGTaagcaggagcagagaggagagggTCTCCGTGGGGTGAGAGGGTACAGACATGACTCAGCACCAGCACCCCTCAGCCATCCCCAGTCCCGACGGAAGAGAAAGGCCAGTTGCCCCAAGCTGCCCAGGCCGCTCAGGGCAGACCCAGCAAGGCGCTGTACCAACCTGGAGCCATCGGAGAAGGTGAGCACGCCGCAGCCATGGAAGAGCCCGTTCTCAAAGTGACCCAGGTAGGTGCTGCCATCCGCAAACGTTAGCTGGCCAACGCCGTGCCGGCGGCCTAGGCAACAAGAGCGGGCAGTGTCACCAGCGCCCGCAGCCCGGGGAAGGGGCCACAGGGCCCATCCCCCCAGAAGGGGACCAGAGGGACAGGTGCAGGGTTGGGCAGGGCACTGCTGggatgtgggcagggcagggcagtgctgggggtcGTAGAAGCCTCACTTGGGCTCCACAGGACCATACGGGAAAACCCAGGGCTAAGCTTGCTCCCAGAgctggcccagctggggaggTTTGGGTTGTTCCCAGCCAGGCTCAGCAGGGTCCATCTCTTCCTGGGGCCCATGCTCAGTATCTAACTATCGCCAGACAGAGCCAGGAACCCCAGCACTCACGGCTGCTCTGCCGGTGcccaggggcaggcaggagggagccCGAGAGATTCAGGGGAAGGCAGCTTGTATTCACGGCTGGGCTCTACGCAATCAGCTCCCCAGGCCAGTGGGGCAGGAGGGTTTGGACTTTGTTACAGCAGCCTCTCCcgccctccctgcctgcccccccggGGCCAATCCACGCATGGGGCAGGCATCTGCCATTCACCAGAACACACAGGAgggtgaagggagaggaggaggaggggaccaCAGGGGTGTCCTGACAGGGCACATTTATGGTCCACACTGGTAGGAAGCTGCCGGGTGCCAGGGCAGACATCCCCAAACACAAGCTGCTCCAGGGCTGCTGCCAGCTTTCCCGGTGCCATGGCAGGGCTGCCTGGGCAGGGCGCATGCAGCTCAGGAATCCCCAGGCCCGAGCCACTGGGGGGAGAGGTCACTCGGCCTGCTCTCATCCCTTAGAGGAATGGCAATTGCCAGAGGGGCTTGGACCCTGGGGGCAGTGTCTGGCAGTGCTGCTCAGCAGCCAGAAGTGACACATGCTGTATAGACAGACCCATCTCTCCCCACAGCACACCCGGCTCCCCAGACAGGGCAGCCCCAACACTGCCAGgcacagggctcctggcagcCAGTGGTCCCACAGGGACACAATGCTCTTCTCCAGTGACATGGGCTAAGGCCAAGGGGGGAGGCAGGAGATCAGGCTGCCCTGTCCCAGGAGTTGGGGAGCAGACAAgggcctggggagggcaggggcagatGCTGTCTGGGGAGAACTTGGGTTACTGATTTTTAAGGGCCTGGCACCAGGAGCCTTGTCACGTAGGGAGGGGCAggctcccctctcccagcagccCTGGGAAGGAGGGCACCATACAACCTGTGGGACCGACTGGAGCAGGTGCCTCTCCCAGCCCCGCCTGCAGGGGAAGCTGGCAGGCTGTGCTCAGCACAGATGGCAGGGGCTGTTTGCAGCCCATCTgggtggagcc
The sequence above is drawn from the Natator depressus isolate rNatDep1 chromosome 7, rNatDep2.hap1, whole genome shotgun sequence genome and encodes:
- the MORN4 gene encoding MORN repeat-containing protein 4 isoform X1; this encodes MLNAPRSDPGRWKLCVLKTGCSQKGDFPRILTGFMGSSSRASPGDSMTTGGRGGMYCTPWTALPAVSSHPPGPGSMTLTKGSFTYSSGEEYCGEWKEGRRHGVGQLTFADGSTYLGHFENGLFHGCGVLTFSDGSRYEGEFVQGKFNGVGVFTRYDSMTFEGEFKSGRVDGFGLLTFPDGSHGVPRSEGFFENNKLLRREKCPAVIQRAQSASKSAHNLPA
- the MORN4 gene encoding MORN repeat-containing protein 4 isoform X2, whose protein sequence is MTLTKGSFTYSSGEEYCGEWKEGRRHGVGQLTFADGSTYLGHFENGLFHGCGVLTFSDGSRYEGEFVQGKFNGVGVFTRYDSMTFEGEFKSGRVDGFGLLTFPDGSHGVPRSEGFFENNKLLRREKCPAVIQRAQSASKSAHNLPA
- the MORN4 gene encoding MORN repeat-containing protein 4 isoform X3, encoding MEVSSHPPGPGSMTLTKGSFTYSSGEEYCGEWKEGRRHGVGQLTFADGSTYLGHFENGLFHGCGVLTFSDGSRYEGEFVQGKFNGVGVFTRYDSMTFEGEFKSGRVDGFGLLTFPDGSHGVPRSEGFFENNKLLRREKCPAVIQRAQSASKSAHNLPA